One segment of Brassica napus cultivar Da-Ae chromosome C3, Da-Ae, whole genome shotgun sequence DNA contains the following:
- the LOC106388598 gene encoding BEACH domain-containing protein A2, which translates to MNWGTLLKDFKDKVGLADGTTAGDASRDLIPPPSSPPSPSSSSSYAASPQRDLTLLSPTSREKYNLELEFRRYWEEFSSSTSEQEKEAALTMTVNTFCTIAKQHANIDQFVTMLVEIHVFSFVIGRAFVTDIEKLKISSKTRSLDVEKVIKFFSEVTEEGISHGANLLTAVEVLVSGNIDKQSLLDSGILGCLIHTLNALLTYSVASEGEKSVSLEEKVEESVIHIMKALASHPYTAQSLIEDDSLRLLFKMVANGSVVAFSQYKEGLVSSRNIQLQRHAMQILGQLLVNDNGSTASYIRKHYLVKALLMAIKDFDPDCGDSAYTMGIVDLLLECVELSYRPENGGVRLKEDIRNAHGYHFLVQFALVLSSMPKNMVSASSHLSQHQNSGLDDSELQSPHSVNSRQNDEFGSQSFSPSLSRLLDVLVALAQTGPIELSGGSTSLLPQTNPTGYDETWEQGSGKVKDLEAVQMLQDIFLKAENEDLQAEVLNRMFKIFSSHMENYKMCQELRTVPLLVLNMGEFPSSLQEIILKILEYAVTVVNCVPEQELLSLCFLLQQAINSELKHTILSFFVKLTSFDVQYKKVLGEVGVLEVLQDELRQHKLLMGPDQYSGVSNHLNRLPSSPSFKQHLDSKDAIISSPKLIESGSGMLPIFEVESTITVGWECMVSLLKKSEANQEAFRSANGVAVILPLLISDDHRTGVLRILSCLITEDANQVHHEELHAVIDVLKSGMVTGISGHQYKLHHEAICDTMGSLWRILAVNGSAQRVFGESTGFSLLLTTLHTSPEEECRDESHLMVHIKLFKHVLRLMTSAVCENAVNRMKLHNVIISQTFYDIFVESGLMCVDLERQVIQLLLELALEVLLPPFLTSESMASAEMAESEKASFLVKTPSGQFSPDKQRIYNAGAIRVLIRSLLFFSPKIQLEFLNLLERLARATPFNQENLTSAGCVELLLEIIHPFLPGSSPFLSHVLKIVEVLGAYRLSPSELKMLCRYGLQMRVKNSGQAIVGMMEKLILMEDTGLEHVSLAPFVEMDMKKTGHASVQVSLGERSWPPAAGYSFVCWFQSRNFFATQGKAAGEYEAGGSSKTQVLSGQQSEQNVFRIFSIGASNESPFYAELYFQEDDILTLATSSSNSLSFSGLEIEEGKWHQLAVVHSKPNALAGLFQASIAYVYIDGKLRHMGKLGYSPSPVGKSLQVTIGTPATCARVSDLTWKIRSCYLFEEVLSSGCIGFMYILGRGYKGLFQDAYLLRFMPNQACSGGSMAILDSLVTDMLSSSNSQKFEESNRQGDAKADGSGIVWDLERLGNLSYQLAGKKLIFSFDGTCSEFMHAAGNFILLNLVDPLSAAASPIGGIPRFGRLVGNASICRQNVIGNTIRHVGGMAVVIALVEAAESRDMLHMALSLLACALHQNSQNVKDMETYKGYHLLALFLRPKMALFDMQCLDIFFQISACEAFFSEPKKLERGQSTISMSPTKNIPENNYEDISLSKFQYETSSVGSHGYMDDFSGPKDSFSQLSELEIGDIPVETSNCIVLSNADMVEHVLLDWTLWVTAPVSIQIALLGFLENLVSMLWYKSHNLTILRRINLVEQLLVTLQRGDVEVLVLEKLVVLLGCILEDRFLTSELENVVRFVIMTFNPPEIKSRNSPRRESMGKHVIVRNLLLEMLIDLQVTIKAEELLEQWHKMVSSKLITYFLDEAVHPTSMRWIMTLLGVCLTSSPNFSLKFVTNGGYQGLTRVLQSFYDSPDIYYILFCLIFGKPVYPRLPEVRMLDFHALVPNDGSRVELKFLDLLDSVVAMAKSTFDRLIMQSMIAHQSGNLSQVSASFVAKLVEGNVDMTGELQGDALMHKTYAARLMGGEASAPATATSIIRFMVDLAKMCPPFSAVCRSAEFLQHCADLYFSCVRAAHAVKMAKQLSIKTEEQCISGGDDSSAQAVFSNLPQDLDQSTKTSISAGSYPQEQVSVSSEGMPLPPDYVVTDKVGKSLTTPSGDSAKSFQDREYVKKLDGDLVSPVSASSKTSHIQPTDSQSSESFSMLESPVVSEKSSRKGPFTSSPSPLPSHISVSEFDASSDHKSGSQGLSAAHTLFKISPKLLLETDEAGYGGGPCSAGASAVLDFMAEICADLMTEQMKAVQTLESILEMIPLYVDPECVLVFQGLCLSRVMNYLERRLVRDDEEDDKKLDKRKWSANLDAFCWMIVDRVYMGAFPQPTGVLRTLEFLLSILQLANKDGRVEEFTSSGKGLLSIGRATKQLDAYVHSILKNTNRAILYCFLPSFLTTIGEKNLLSRLGLLVESNKRQPSDEESGIDISTVLQLLVANKNIILCPSNLDTDLNCCLCVNLISLLHDQRKNLQNMASNIVKHMLVHRRSASEDLLVRKPHRGQTLDVLHGGFDRLLTGNLPEFSKWLESSEETVKKVLDHGAVVMWTQYIAGSAKFPDVRMKGMDGRRTREMGRKSRDISKLDVKRWEQLNERRYALDIVRDTMSTELRIVRQNKYGSILHAESEWQNHLQQLIHERGIFPLRVSQGSGDLEWQLCPIEGPYRMRKKLERCSLKVDSIRTLLEGKLELEEIELPKPKNEDGIVIFDKDCDPDFLLSELYSESFFEEADDLKDIPSARNGWDNDGGSSSSETSLHNALDFSAKSSGTISVLISENTDEKSETGSPRGSSSGNMDETRDVEEESEKELNDDGEYLIRPYLEHLEKIRFRYNCERVVGLDKHDGIFLIGELCLYVIENFYIDDHGCICEKECEDELSVIDQALGVKKNVTEGLEFQSKSSPLWSTNMKTGAVGARAWAYGGGAWGKEKVRVTGNLPHPWRRWKLDSIHEILKRDYELRPVAVELFSMDGCTDLLVFHKKEREEVFRNLIAMNLPRNRMLDTTISGSGKQESKEGSRLFKLMAKSFTKRWQSGEISNFQYLMHLNTLAGRGYSDLTQYPIFPWILADYDSESLDLSDPMCFRKFDKPMGCQTPEGEEEFRKRYDSWDDPEVPKFHYGSHYSSAGIVLYYLIRLPPFSAENQKLQGGHFDHADRLFNSIKETWLSASGKGNTSDVKELIPEFFYMPEFLENRFNLDFGEKQSGEKVGNVFLPPWARGSVREFIRKHREALESDYVSENLHHWIDLIFGYKQRGKAAEKAVNVFYHYTYEGNVDVDAVTDPAMKASILAQINHFGQTPKQLFQKPHVKRRTDRKIPLHPLKHSTHLVPREIRKCSSSINQIITFHDKLLVAASNCFLKPRGYRKYIRWGFPDRSLRFMSYDQDKLLSTHENLHEGNQIECAGVSHDGRVVVTGADDGLVSVWRVSKDGPRGSRRLRLEKSLCAHTAKVTCLRVSQPYMMIVSGSDDCTVIIWDLSSYNFVRQLPEFPVPVSAIYINDLSGEIITAAGTLLAVWSINGDCLAVVNTSSQSPSDFIVSVTGSTFSDWLETKWYVTGHQSGSLKVWQMVHCTDPVGAEIKSASNRTGWTNLVPEYKLLLHKELDCHKQPVTALHLTADLKQLLSGDSGGRLISWTVPDQILKASLKNALIAQNLKHHHLEARIGI; encoded by the exons GTAAAGGCTCTTCTAATGGCTATCAAAGATTTTGATCCAGATTGTGGGGACTCAGCCTATACAATGGGCATTGTGGATTTGTTACTTGAATGTGTGGAACTATCGTACAGACCTG AAAATGGTGGGGTCAGGCTAAAGGAGGACATACGAAATGCACACGGTTACCATTTTCTTGTACAGTTTGCCCTGGTTCTATCTTCCATGCCGAAAAATATGGTTTCTGCCTCCAGTCATTTATCTCAGCACCAAAATAGTGGGTTGGATGACTCTGAACTACAGTCACCCCATTCAGTGAATAGTAGGCAAAATGATGAGTTTGGATCACAAAGTTTCTCCCCTTCACTATCAAGATTGCTTGATGTTCTTGTCGCCTTGGCGCAGACTGGTCCCATTGAGTTATCTGGAGGAAGTACCTCACTACTGCCTCAAACAAACCCCACTGGGTATGATGAAACATGGGAACAAGGAAGTGGTAAAGTAAAAGACCTTGAAGCTGTCCAAATGTTGCAAGACATCTTTCTGAAAGCAGAAAACGAGGATCTTCAGGCTGAAGTGTTGAACCGAATGTTTAAGATATTCTCAAGCCATATGGAAAACTATAAAATGTGCCAAGAATTAAGGACTGTTCCACTTCTCGTGCTGAACATGGGTGAATTTCCTTCCTCACTGCAAGAGATAATCCTCAAAATTCTTGAATATGCTGTCACAGTTGTAAATTGTGTTCCAGAGCAAGAGCTGTTGTCACTTTGTTTCTTGCTTCAACAGGCAATCAATTCCGAGTTGAAGCATACCATACTTTCGTTCTTTGTAAAGCTGACATCTTTTGATGTGCAGTACAAGAAAGTCCTAGGTGAAGTTGGTGTTTTGGAAGTCTTACAAGATGAGCTGAGGCAGCACAAGCTTCTCATGGGTCCAGATCAGTATAGTGGTGTTTCCAATCATTTGAATCGGTTACCTAGTTCGCCTAGCTTCAAACAACACCTAGATAGTAAGGATGCCATCATTTCATCACCAAAGCTAATAGAATCTGGTTCAGGAATGTTACCTATCTTTGAAGTTGAAAGCACTATAACTGTTGGTTGGGAGTGTATGGTCTCTTTACTAAAGAAATCTGAAGCTAATCAGGAAGCTTTTCGTTCTGCCAATGGTGTGGCCGTTATTCTTCCATTGTTGATCTCTGATGACCATCGTACTGGCGTTTTGAGAATTTTGTCATGCTTAATCACGGAAGACGCTAATCAG GTCCATCATGAAGAGTTACATGCTGTTATCGACGTGTTGAAGAGTGGAATGGTCACTGGAATCTCTGGGCATCAATACAAGCTTCATCATGAAGCCATATGTGATACCATGGGTTCTCTGTGGCGTATTCTTGCGGTTAATGGCTCTGCTCAAAGAGTGTTTGGTGAATCCACTGGTTTCTCTCTTCTACTGACCACCCTTCATACGTCCCCGGAAGAAGAATGCAGGGATGAGTCTCATTTGATGGTTCACATCAAATTGTTCAAACATGTATTGCGCCTCATGACATCTGCAGTGTGTGAGAATGCTGTGAATAGGATGAAACTGCACAATGTCATTATATCTCAGacattttatgatattttcgTGGAGTCAGGTTTGATGTGTGTTGATCTGGAAAGACAGGTGATACAACTGTTGTTAGAACTTGCACTTGAAGTTTTGCTTCCACCTTTTTTGACGTCAGAATCTATGGCCTCAGCTGAGATGGCAGAAAGTGAAAAAGCTAGCTTTCTTGTAAAAACCCCATCTGGGCAATTTAGTCCTGACAAGCAGAGGATATATAATGCAGGTGCTATCAGAGTTCTGATCCGTTCACTGTTGTTTTTTAGTCCAAAAATCCAGTTGGAATTTCTGAATCTTCTGGAAAGGCTTGCACGTGCCACCCCATTCAACCAGGAAAATCTCACGTCAGCTG GTTGCGTGGAACTTCTGCTGGAGATTATCCACCCATTTCTTCCGGGTTCATCTCCATTTCTTTCTCATGTTTTAAAGATTGTTGAAGTTCTTGGGGCGTATAG ATTGTCCCCTTCTGAGCTCAAAATGCTTTGTAGATATGGTCTGCAAATGAGGGTTAAGAATTCAGGTCAGGCGATAGTTGGTATGATGGAAAAGCTAATTCTCATGGAAGACACAGGATTGGAACATGTTTCGCTGGCTCCTTTTGTAGAGATGGACATGAAAAAAACTGGGCATGCTTCTGTTCAGGTGTCCCTGGGAGAAAGATCTTGGCCTCCTGCTGCTGGTTATTCATTTGTTTGTTGGTTCCAGTCTCGTAATTTTTTTGCAACCCAAGGAAAAGCAGCAGGAGAGTATGAAGCTGGTGGTTCATCAAAGACGCAGGTTTTGAGTGGGCAGCAAAGTGAACAAAATGTTTTCCGGATATTTTCTATTGGTGCAAGTAACGAAAGTCCATTCTATGCGGAACTTTATTTTCAAGAGGATGATATTCTGACCCTTGCCACTAGCAGTTCAAATTCTTTGTCATTTTCTGGATTAGAAATTGAGGAGGGCAAGTGGCATCAACTTGCTGTTGTCCATAGTAAGCCTAATGCTCTTGCCGGACTCTTCCAAGCTAGCATCGCATATGTTTATATTGACGGAAAACTAAGGCACATGGGTAAATTGGGTTATTCTCCTTCACCTGTTGGAAAATCATTGCAAGTAACAATTGGAACTCCAGCTACTTGTGCCAGGGTAAGCGATTTGACGTGGAAAATACGCTCATGCTATCTTTTTGAGGAGGTGCTTTCATCAGGCTGCATTGGTTTCATGTATATTCTTGGTAGAGGGTATAAAGGTCTCTTTCAGGATGCATATCTCTTACGTTTCATGCCTAATCAGGCTTGTAGTGGGGGCAGCATGGCTATCCTTGACTCGTTAGTCACTGACATGTTGTCATCGTCCAATAGCCAAAAATTTGAGGAAAGTAACAGACAAGGGGATGCCAAGGCAGATGGTAGTGGGATTGTATGGGATCTCGAGAGGTTAGGAAATCTTTCCTATCAGTTAGCTGGTAAGAAACTTATTTTTTCATTTGATGGAACATGCTCAGAGTTCATGCACGCGGCTGGAAATTTTATCCTCCTCAATCTGGTTGACCCATTGTCCGCTGCTGCTTCTCCTATTGGAG GAATACCTCGTTTTGGGCGCCTGGTGGGAAATGCAAGTATCTGCAGACAAAATGTGATTGGCAACACTATCCGCCATGTGGGAGGAATGGCTGTTGTAATTGCACTTGTTGAGGCTGCTGAATCTAGAGATATGTTACATATGGCTCTTTCATTGCTTGCATGTGCCCTTCATCAGAATTCACAGAATGTGAAGGATATGGAAACATACAAGGGCTATCATTTACTAGCTCTGTTTTTACGTCCCAAGATGGCGCTTTTTGACATGCAATGTTTGGATATATTTTTCCAGATTTCTGCATGCGAAGCGTTCTTTTCAGAGCCAAAAAAATTGGAGAGGGGACAGAGTACCATTAGCATGTCACCTACGAAGAATATACCTGAAAACAACTATGAGGATATTAGTCTGTCAAAGTTTCAATATGAAACTTCTTCAGTTGGATCTCATGGATATATGGATGATTTTTCAGGGCCCAAAGATTCTTTTAGTCAGTTATCTGAGCTAGAAATTGGAGATATTCCGGTTGAAACTTCAAACTGCATCGTCTTATCTAATGCAGACATGGTGGAACATGTTCTCCTGGACTGGACTCTCTGGGTGACAGCCCCTGTTTCCATCCAGATCGCCTTACTTGGTTTTCTGGAGAATCTGGTCTCAATGCTTTGGTACAAGAGTCACAATCTTACAATCCTGCGCCGAATCAACCTGGTAGAACAGTTGTTAGTAACACTTCAACGAGGGGATGTGGAAGTTCTTGTCCTAGAAAAATTAGTTGTTCTTCTTGGATGCATCTTAGAAGATAGATTCCTTACTTCTGAGCTTGAAAATGTGGTTAGGTTTGTGATTATGACATTTAATCCACCTGAAATAAAGTCTCGAAACTCACCAAGGCGAGAGTCAATGGGAAAGCATGTAATTGTGAGAAACTTGCTTTTGGAAATGCTTATTGATCTCCAGGTAACCATAAAAGCAGAAGAACTATTGGAGCAGTGGCATAAGATGGTCTCATCAAAATTAATAACGTACTTCCTCGATGAAGCTGTGCATCCTACTAGTATGAGATGGATCATGACTCTACTCGGCGTTTGTCTCACTTCTTCCCCAAACTTTTCTCTTAAGTTTGTTACAAATGGAGGTTATCAGGGGCTAACACGGGTActtcaaagcttttatgattccccagacatatattacattttgTTCTGCTTGATATTTGGGAAACCTGTTTATCCAAGACTACCTGAGGTCCGGATGTTGGACTTCCATGCACTAGTGCCGAATGATGGAAGCCGTGTAGAGTTGAAGTTTTTAGATCTGTTGGATTCAGTGGTTGCCATGGCTAAATCTACTTTTGACAGATTGATCATGCAATCAATGATTGCCCACCAGTCTGGAAACCTTTCACAGGTGAGCGCTAGCTTTGTAGCTAAGCTTGTCGAGGGAAATGTCGATATGACAGGGGAGCTTCAAGGGGATGCTTTAATGCATAAAACATACGCGGCACGGTTGATGGGTGGCGAAGCATCAGCTCCTGCTACTGCGACATCTATTATCCGTTTCATGGTTGATCTCGCAAAGATGTGCCCTCCATTTTCAGCTGTTTGCAGAAGCGCAGAATTTCTCCAACATTGTGCTGATCTTTACTTTTCATGTGTCAG GGCTGCTCATGCTGTGAAGATGGCCAAACAGCTCTCAATAAAAACAGAGGAGCAGTGTATAAGTGGTGGGGATGATAGCAGCGCACAAGCCGTTTTCTCTAACTTGCCTCAAGACCTGGACCAATCCACAAAAACCTCCATCAGTGCTGGAAGCTACCCTCAAGAGCAGGTCAGTGTGAGTTCTGAAGGCATGCCTTTACCTCCAGATTATGTGGTTACTGATAAGGTGGGGAAGAGTCTTACAACACCCTCAGGGGATTCAGCAAAATCATTTCAAGATCGTGAGTATGTTAAGAAACTAGATGGTGATCTTGTTAGCCCTGTATCAGCTTCCAGTAAAACAAGTCATATTCAGCCAACAGATTCTCAAAGTTCTGAATCCTTCTCGATGTTAGAGTCTCCAGTTGTATCTGAAAAATCAAGTCGCAAAGGTCCATTCACTTCTTCACCATCTCCGCTTCCATCGCATATCTCAGTTAGTGAGTTTGATGCATCTTCAGATCACAAGTCAGGTTCACAAGGTTTATCTGCTGCCCATACATTGTTTAAAATTAGCCCAAAACTTCTCCTCGAAACTGATGAAGCGGGGTATGGTGGTGGGCCGTGTTCTGCTGGAGCTAGTGCGGTGCTGGATTTTATGGCAGAGATATGTGCCGACTTAATGACTGAGCAGATGAAAGCAGTACAGACTTTGGAAAGCATTTTAGAAATGATTCCTTTATATGTGGATCCTGAATGTGTTCTAGTATTCCAAGGCTTATGCCTTAGCAGAGTCATGAACTATCTTGAGAGGCGTCTCGTGcgtgatgatgaagaggatgacAAAAAACTAGACAAAAGAAAATGGTCTGCAAACTTGGATGCATTTTGCTGGATGATTGTGGATCGTGTCTATATGGGCGCTTTTCCTCAACCAACTGGAGTCCTTAGAACCCTCGAGTTCTTGTTATCAATCCTGCAATTAGCTAACAAAGATGGTAGGGTTGAAGAATTCACTTCTTCAGGAAAAGGACTGTTATCCATTGGAAGAGCAACCAAGCAACTAGATGCATATGTTCACTCAATCCTGAAGAACACAAATAGAGCAATACTATATTGCTTCCTACCATCGTTCTTGACAACTATTGGAGAGAAGAACCTGCTTTCACGTCTGGGCTTGCTTGTTGAATCTAACAAGAGGCAACCCTCAGATGAGGAATCTGGAATTGATATCTCAACAGTTCTTCAGTTGTTGGTTGCAAACAAGAATATCATATTATGCCCAAGCAATCTTGACACAGATTTGAATTGCTGTCTGTGTGTGAATTTAATCTCTCTGCTCCATGACCAGAGGAAGAATCTGCAAAACATGGCATCTAACATTGTCAAACATATGCTGGTTCACCGAAGGTCTGCTTCTGAGGATTTGCTTGTCAGAAAACCACATCGAGGACAAACCCTCGATGTACTACACGGAGGTTTTGATAGATTGCTGACTGGAAATCTTCCAGAATTTTCTAAGTGGCTTGAGAGCTCAGAAGAAACTGTAAAGAAAGTATTGGATCATGGTGCTGTGGTTATGTGGACTCAGTACATAGCTGGCTCGGCAAAATTTCCTGATGTTAGGATGAAAGGCATGGATGGCCGCCGTACGAGAGAGATGGGAAGAAAATCACGAGATATTTCTAAGTTAGACGTGAAACGCTGGGAGCAGTTAAATGAGCGAAGATATGCACTTGACATAGTGCGTGATACAATGTCCACTGAGCTTAGAATTGTCAGGCAAAACAAATATGGTTCGATACTTCATGCCGAGAGTGAGTGGCAAAATCATCTCCAACAGCTTATACACGAGCGTGGTATATTCCCGCTGCGTGTTTCCCAAGGATCTGGAGATCTTGAATGGCAACTCTGTCCTATCGAAGGTCCATACAGAATGCGGAAAAAGCTTGAACGATGTAGCCTGAAAGTTGATAGCATCCGTACGTTACTAGAAGGGAAGTTGGAACTTGAAGAAATTGAACTACCCAAACCCAAAAACGAAGATGGCATAGTTATTTTTGATAAGGATTGTGATCCAGATTTCCTGCTAAGTGAACTTTATAGCGAGTCCTTTTTCGAAGAAGCTGATGATCTTAAGGATATTCCTTCTGCTAGAAATGGATGGGATAACGATGGAGGCAGTAGTTCAAGTGAAACGAGTCTTCATAACGCTCTTGATTTTAGTGCCAAGTCTAGTGGTACAATATCTGTTCTAATCAGCGAAAATACAGATGAAAAATCAGAGACAGGATCTCCAAGAGGGTCATCATCTGGTAATATGGATGAAACAAGAGATGTGGAGGAAGAATCAGAGAAGGAACTGAACGACGATGGTGAGTATTTGATCAGACCATATCTGGAACATCTTGAAAAGATTAGGTTCCGATACAATTGTGAGAGAGTTGTTGGTTTAGACAAACATGATGGGATTTTCCTGATAGGGGAACTATGCCTATATGTTATAGAGAATTTTTACATTGACGATCATGGCTGTATCTGTGAGAAGGAATGTGAAGACGAACTATCCGTTATCGATCAGGCGTTGGGTGTGAAAAAAAATGTCACCGAAGGCTTGGAGTTCCAGTCCAAGTCTAGCCCACTATGGAGTACAAATATGAAAACTGGAGCTGTAGGGGCAAGAGCATGGGCATATGGCGGTGGGGCTTGGGGGAAGGAAAAAGTGCGTGTGACCGGTAACTTGCCACATCCTTGGCGTAGGTGGAAGTTGGATAGCATTCATGAAATTTTGAAACGTGATTACGAGCTGCGTCCAGTTGCTGTTGAGTTATTTAGCATGGATGGATGTACTGATCTCCTTGTGTTCCACAAGAAAGAGAGGGAAGAAGTCTTTAGAAACCTGATTGCCATGAATCTTCCAAGGAATCGCAT GCTGGATACAACCATATCAGGATCAGGGAAACAGGAAAGTAAAGAGGGTAGTCGTCTTTTCAAGTTAATGGCAAAGTCTTTCACCAAAAGATGGCAAAGTGGAGAGATCAGCAATTTTCAATACCTAATGCATCTCAACACCCTAGCCGGACGTGGATACAGTGATCTCACACAGTATCCGATATTTCCATGGATTCTAGCAGATTATGATAGCGAGAGTCTTGATTTGTCAGATCCAATGTGTTTCCGGAAGTTTGACAAACCAATGGGTTGCCAGACGcctgaaggagaagaagaatttAGGAAACG ATATGACAGCTGGGATGATCCAGAGGTGCCAAAGTTTCATTATGGTTCTCACTATTCAAGTGCAGGCATTGTTCTCTATTACCTCATTCGCCTCCCACCGTTTAGTGCTGAAAACCAGAAGCTCCAGGGTGGTCATTTTGATCATGCTGATAGACTTTTCAATAGTATTAAAGAGACTTGGCTAAGTGCATCTGGGAAAGGAAATACATCAGATGTGAAAGAACTAATTCCTGAGTTCTTCTACATGCCCGAATTCTTAGAAAATAGATTTAACCTTGATTTCGGTGAAAAACAGTCAGGAGAAAAG GTGGGTAATGTATTTTTACCTCCTTGGGCTAGAGGGAGTGTTCGTGAATTCATCCGCAAGCACAGGGAAGCGTTGGAGTCTGATTATGTTTCAGAGAATCTGCATCATTGGATAGATCTCATCTTTGGGTACAAACAGAGAGGAAAG GCTGCAGAAAAAGCAGTGAATGTTTTCTATCACTATACCTATGAGGGGAATGTGGATGTAGATGCAGTTACGGATCCTGCCATGAAAGCATCGATACTAGCGCAGATTAATCATTTCGGACAAACGCCTAAGCAGCTGTTTCAGAAACCTCATGTTAAAAGAAGAACAGACAGAAAAATCCCTCTGCACCCTCTGAAACACTCGACGCATCTAGTTCCTCGAGAAATACGTAAATGCTCATCGTCTATAAACCAGATCATCACTTTCCATGACAAGTTGCTTGTTGCCGCCTCAAACTGTTTCCTGAAACCGAGAGGCTATAGGAAGTACATAAGATGGGGTTTCCCAGACAGGAGCTTGCGATTCATGAGCTATGATCAGGACAAGCTCTTATCCACCCATGAAAATCTCCACGAAGGCAACCAGATCGAGTGTGCTGGTGTTAGCCATGATGGGCGCGTTGTCGTCACTGGAGCAGACGATGGTCTAGTCTCTGTGTGGAGAGTGAGCAAGGATGGTCCGCGTGGCTCACGGCGTTTACGGTTAGAGAAATCCCTTTGTGCACACACAGCCAAAGTCACTTGTCTACGTGTAAGCCAACCTTACATGATGATTGTAAGCGGTTCAGATGACTGTACAGTTATCATATGGGATCTCAGCTCATATAATTTTGTGAGGCAGCTCCCTGAGTTTCCAGTTCCTGTTTCCGCAATCTACATAAATGACCTATCAGGAGAAATCATAACTGCTGCTGGAACTTTACTCGCGGTATGGAGCATCAATGGAGATTGCCTTGCTGTGGTTAACACATCATCACAGTCACCATCTGATTTTATAGTATCAGTAACAGGCTCAACGTTTTCTGACTGGCTGGAAACAAAATGGTATGTGACTGGTCATCAAAGCGGGTCACTTAAAGTGTGGCAGATGGTGCATTGCACTGATCCGGTCGGTGCTGAGATCAAATCTGCTAGCAACAGAACAGGATGGACAAATCTTGTGCCAGAATACAAGTTGCTTCTACACAAGGAGTTGGATTGCCATAAGCAACCGGTCACAGCTCTGCATCTCACGGCCGACCTGAAGCAATTGCTGAGTGGAGATTCGGGTGGACGTTTGATTTCATGGACAGTTCCAGACCAGATACTAAAAGCTTCACTCAAAAATGCTCTCATAGCTCAGAATCTTAAGCATCATCATCTAGAAGCTAGGATTGGAATCTAA